From a single Planococcus shenhongbingii genomic region:
- a CDS encoding SDR family NAD(P)-dependent oxidoreductase, protein MGRLEGKIAIITGAGNGQGQYEAELFAKEGAKVVVTDIDYEAAQLTASAIKQENGQAFALQHNIASEENWKSVISKTLEEYGRIDILVNNAGIHAETKMADISLGEWNSMLNVNLTGTFLGIQEVISPMKENGGGSIVNIASIAALRGGSFAHYSAAKGGIRSLGRTAAIEYAEDKIRVNTVFPGLIATDLVKEALENEHTRKNLFDQLPMKRIGEIEDVAYGVLYLASDESGFVTGSELVIDGGTMAGAKLIE, encoded by the coding sequence ATGGGACGATTAGAAGGAAAAATTGCCATTATAACAGGAGCTGGAAATGGCCAAGGCCAGTATGAAGCGGAATTATTCGCTAAAGAAGGAGCGAAAGTGGTCGTGACAGATATCGACTACGAAGCAGCCCAGCTCACCGCATCGGCGATTAAACAAGAAAATGGCCAGGCGTTTGCCCTGCAGCACAACATAGCCAGTGAAGAAAATTGGAAGAGTGTCATTTCAAAAACTCTTGAAGAGTATGGCCGAATTGATATTTTGGTGAACAATGCCGGCATTCACGCTGAGACAAAAATGGCCGATATTTCATTGGGTGAGTGGAACAGTATGCTCAACGTCAACCTTACCGGAACGTTTTTAGGGATTCAAGAAGTTATTTCCCCTATGAAAGAAAACGGAGGAGGTTCTATTGTCAATATTGCTTCTATTGCAGCATTAAGAGGAGGGAGTTTTGCCCACTACAGTGCAGCGAAAGGAGGGATTCGCTCTTTAGGCAGGACGGCGGCCATTGAATATGCGGAAGACAAAATTAGAGTCAATACCGTATTTCCTGGGTTGATTGCCACGGATTTAGTGAAAGAAGCGCTAGAAAACGAACATACCCGCAAAAACCTGTTTGATCAATTGCCGATGAAACGGATTGGGGAAATTGAAGATGTGGCATATGGAGTGTTGTATTTAGCGTCTGATGAGTCGGGATTTGTCACGGGATCGGAACTTGTTATTGACGGTGGCACAATGGCCGGCGCGAAACTAATCGAATAA
- a CDS encoding type II toxin-antitoxin system PemK/MazF family toxin, translating to MIVKRGDVFFAELSPVVGSEQGGTRPVLVIQNDIGNRFSPTVIIAAITAQIQKAKLPTHVEINAKKYGFERDSVILLEQLRTIDKSRLTDKITQLDDELMEKVDEALEISVGLVKF from the coding sequence TTGATTGTAAAACGTGGTGACGTTTTTTTTGCAGAACTTTCACCGGTTGTCGGGTCTGAGCAAGGAGGGACCCGTCCTGTATTGGTGATTCAAAATGATATAGGGAATCGGTTCAGTCCAACTGTTATCATAGCAGCGATCACTGCGCAGATCCAAAAAGCGAAATTGCCGACTCACGTTGAAATCAATGCTAAAAAATATGGTTTTGAACGTGATTCGGTCATCTTGCTTGAACAATTGCGGACTATTGATAAATCGCGCTTGACTGACAAAATTACCCAGCTTGATGACGAGTTGATGGAAAAAGTAGATGAAGCTCTCGAAATCAGTGTTGGCCTCGTAAAGTTTTAA
- the rsbW gene encoding anti-sigma B factor RsbW: MRPFDYVEMRVPAKSQYVGVARLTISGLASRIGFTFDDIEDLKIASSEAVTNAVQHAYSEGEEGEVVIGCALYGDKIEIMVADHGQSFDFEETKAKVGPYHDQEEGAFLREGGLGLYLIETLMDEVKVHHQEGVTVFMTKYVGGEQVEEDVETISS, encoded by the coding sequence ATGCGTCCTTTCGATTATGTTGAAATGAGGGTACCTGCTAAATCACAATATGTAGGAGTTGCGCGCTTGACGATCTCTGGTTTGGCGAGCCGTATAGGTTTTACATTTGATGATATCGAAGATTTGAAAATCGCTTCAAGTGAAGCAGTAACAAATGCTGTTCAGCATGCTTATTCAGAAGGCGAAGAAGGCGAAGTTGTCATTGGATGTGCCCTATATGGAGACAAAATTGAGATAATGGTTGCCGATCACGGGCAAAGCTTTGATTTTGAGGAAACAAAAGCGAAGGTAGGTCCTTATCATGACCAGGAAGAAGGCGCTTTTCTTCGTGAAGGAGGTCTTGGCCTGTACTTAATCGAAACCTTAATGGATGAAGTAAAAGTCCATCATCAGGAAGGCGTTACAGTCTTCATGACAAAGTATGTTGGAGGAGAGCAGGTGGAAGAGGATGTCGAAACGATCTCATCCTAA
- a CDS encoding anti-sigma factor antagonist — translation MNIQVELEETDNKLKGFIRGEIDAHTAPVLREKLEAFQNQQGINAELDLSDVNYMDSTGLGVFVAFYKSVNAKGGHVKLTGLSSRLKRLFDITGLGEIMDIESVGKGGN, via the coding sequence ATGAATATTCAAGTGGAACTAGAAGAAACGGACAATAAGTTAAAAGGCTTTATACGCGGGGAAATAGACGCGCATACAGCACCGGTTCTTCGGGAAAAATTAGAAGCATTTCAGAATCAACAAGGCATCAACGCAGAATTGGATCTTTCTGACGTTAACTATATGGATAGTACAGGATTGGGAGTTTTTGTGGCATTCTATAAATCAGTAAATGCCAAAGGCGGCCATGTAAAGCTGACAGGGCTCTCGTCTCGTTTAAAACGATTATTCGACATAACTGGTTTGGGCGAAATTATGGACATCGAATCAGTTGGAAAAGGTGGTAATTGA
- a CDS encoding PP2C family protein-serine/threonine phosphatase translates to MVHKIENQYKEILNQYMQRQSEQNLYVGQNFSRQLISENISPEEVISVHKAAMQEIYKDLPDVVWHSFDFLIEMMINYGLALQERQSLLQRQEEIRVEMDLAANVQETLLKTKLPALKGLDIGLLSIPARKMNGDYIYFISDEDGHAGIAVADVIGKGLPAALCMSMVKFGMDSLNNSPASPREVLGVINRVVEKSIDDSMFVSMFYGRYDARSASLTYGSAGHEPALLYRAKTKEFVELYAKGLLLGVSPAATYEEHTVQLEDNDMVIMMTDGVTEGRTDEGFIERDVIFEMIEKKKDEPAQAIVQYVYDELERMQNAELRDDFTLVIYKKV, encoded by the coding sequence ATGGTCCACAAAATCGAAAATCAATACAAAGAAATACTTAATCAATACATGCAGCGGCAATCGGAACAAAATCTGTATGTTGGCCAAAATTTCAGCCGCCAGCTTATCTCTGAAAATATTTCTCCAGAAGAAGTAATCAGCGTCCATAAAGCGGCGATGCAGGAAATTTATAAGGACCTGCCGGATGTTGTCTGGCACTCCTTTGATTTTCTGATTGAAATGATGATCAATTACGGCTTGGCGCTTCAAGAGCGGCAAAGCCTTTTGCAGCGCCAGGAAGAAATACGGGTGGAAATGGATCTGGCTGCGAATGTCCAGGAAACATTGCTGAAAACAAAGCTGCCTGCCTTGAAAGGGCTGGATATCGGGCTGCTTTCTATTCCTGCGCGTAAAATGAATGGAGACTACATATACTTTATCAGTGATGAAGACGGCCATGCCGGAATAGCGGTTGCCGATGTAATCGGCAAAGGGCTTCCAGCGGCGCTTTGTATGTCTATGGTGAAATTCGGGATGGACAGCCTGAATAATTCTCCTGCCAGTCCAAGGGAAGTGCTAGGGGTTATTAATCGGGTCGTTGAGAAAAGCATTGACGATTCCATGTTTGTTTCTATGTTTTATGGCCGATATGATGCCCGTAGTGCCTCATTGACTTATGGATCTGCGGGTCATGAACCGGCACTTTTGTACCGTGCAAAAACAAAGGAATTTGTTGAGTTATATGCAAAAGGGCTTCTCCTTGGTGTTTCTCCGGCAGCCACTTATGAAGAGCATACGGTTCAGCTTGAAGATAATGACATGGTCATCATGATGACCGATGGAGTAACCGAAGGCCGCACCGATGAAGGATTTATCGAGCGCGATGTGATTTTCGAAATGATCGAAAAGAAAAAAGACGAACCCGCTCAAGCGATTGTCCAATACGTTTATGACGAGCTGGAACGCATGCAAAATGCAGAGTTGCGGGATGATTTTACACTAGTGATTTATAAAAAAGTCTAA
- a CDS encoding STAS domain-containing protein has product MNFRIPILKLRDTLIVSIQWELDDQTAIQFQEDLLTKLHETSARGVVIDLTSIDFIDSFIAKVLGDVISMSSLMGARVVITGIQPAVAITLIELGIRLEDVMTALDLENGLDKLQLELEA; this is encoded by the coding sequence ATGAATTTTCGAATTCCAATTTTAAAACTGAGGGATACATTAATCGTCTCTATTCAATGGGAGCTGGATGATCAGACTGCAATTCAATTTCAAGAGGATCTGTTGACCAAACTGCACGAAACAAGTGCACGGGGAGTGGTTATTGATTTAACGTCAATCGATTTCATCGATTCATTTATCGCAAAAGTCCTGGGAGACGTCATTAGTATGTCAAGTCTAATGGGAGCGCGGGTGGTTATTACGGGTATCCAACCAGCAGTGGCTATCACTTTAATCGAATTAGGAATTCGGCTTGAAGATGTTATGACAGCACTGGATTTAGAAAATGGTCTGGATAAACTTCAACTGGAATTGGAGGCTTAA
- a CDS encoding SDR family NAD(P)-dependent oxidoreductase yields the protein MFLKDQVALITGGAKGMGEATAKLFAKEGAKIVIADLDIDSAKKVAATINHSGGTARTYNKVDVTDKNTIKQTIEAAIEEFGKIDILVNCAGGTIGGGNGNTENLDMEDWEKTMQLNLNGTLYPILEVLPYMKKQGFGRIVNFSSMGAFDAYTVVLHYHAAKGAVESLTHNLAFELAPAGINVNVISPGPIMTPFWEELLPAGDARDRFFRDLSAKEVPMKRMGTAEDIAGVCLFLSSSLSNFVTGQKIYVGGGMGNILSHNSTFLMTGENLIVNK from the coding sequence ATGTTTTTAAAAGATCAAGTAGCGTTAATCACCGGTGGAGCAAAAGGGATGGGAGAAGCGACGGCCAAACTATTTGCGAAAGAAGGCGCAAAAATTGTCATTGCAGATTTGGATATTGATTCAGCAAAAAAAGTAGCGGCAACCATCAATCATTCCGGCGGCACAGCCCGCACCTACAACAAAGTCGACGTGACCGACAAAAACACGATTAAGCAAACGATTGAAGCGGCGATTGAGGAATTCGGCAAGATCGATATTCTCGTCAATTGTGCAGGCGGTACGATTGGCGGCGGCAACGGCAATACGGAAAACTTGGATATGGAAGACTGGGAAAAAACAATGCAGCTGAATTTGAACGGTACGCTTTATCCGATTCTTGAAGTATTGCCTTATATGAAGAAACAAGGGTTTGGACGGATTGTTAATTTTTCATCGATGGGTGCCTTCGATGCCTATACAGTCGTTCTTCACTATCACGCTGCCAAAGGAGCGGTGGAAAGTTTAACGCATAACTTGGCATTTGAACTAGCTCCGGCCGGAATAAATGTAAATGTCATTTCGCCTGGCCCTATTATGACGCCGTTTTGGGAAGAACTTCTTCCGGCGGGAGATGCCAGAGACCGGTTTTTCCGAGATTTATCGGCAAAAGAAGTACCGATGAAACGGATGGGAACCGCTGAAGATATCGCCGGTGTCTGCTTGTTTTTATCCTCCAGCCTCTCGAACTTCGTCACTGGCCAGAAAATTTATGTGGGAGGCGGAATGGGCAATATTCTGTCCCATAACTCGACCTTCCTGATGACCGGTGAGAATTTAATCGTAAATAAATAA
- a CDS encoding RsbT co-antagonist protein RsbRA: MNKKMAGYIQENSTEIISRWQELMKNEKDERSFQVMPTDLMNQTSKEFADLMLSNLLESHQAYENRLNDFAEKVVRLGWSVTFVTKAINHFSEVVFEGMEEKGIITKENFRDFYKEFNNWIIPIRDSTIDTYSKTWERTVSLQKIALQELSASLIPVFDKVSVMPLVGTIDTERAKLIMENLLEGVVKHRAEVVLLDITGVPVVDTMVAHHIIQAADAVRLVGAKCMLVGIRPEIAQTIVTLGINLNEFTTTSTLQRGVEQALAWTNRQIVEVEE; this comes from the coding sequence ATGAATAAAAAAATGGCCGGTTATATTCAGGAAAATTCCACGGAAATTATATCGAGATGGCAAGAACTGATGAAGAATGAAAAAGACGAACGTTCTTTTCAAGTGATGCCCACGGATTTGATGAACCAAACAAGCAAGGAATTTGCGGATTTAATGTTATCGAATTTATTGGAGAGCCATCAAGCATACGAAAACCGCTTAAACGATTTTGCGGAAAAAGTGGTGCGCCTCGGCTGGTCCGTTACCTTTGTAACGAAAGCAATCAATCATTTTTCAGAAGTTGTATTCGAAGGAATGGAAGAAAAGGGAATAATCACGAAAGAGAACTTCCGGGATTTCTATAAAGAGTTCAATAACTGGATTATACCGATTCGGGACAGCACCATTGATACATATTCAAAAACATGGGAACGTACTGTCAGCCTGCAGAAAATTGCGCTGCAGGAACTTTCTGCGTCGCTTATTCCTGTATTTGATAAAGTATCCGTTATGCCGCTTGTCGGAACAATTGACACGGAGCGGGCAAAACTAATAATGGAAAATTTGCTTGAAGGTGTTGTAAAACATCGCGCCGAAGTCGTGCTGCTGGATATTACCGGCGTTCCAGTTGTCGATACAATGGTTGCGCATCATATTATTCAGGCGGCAGATGCGGTGCGTTTAGTAGGAGCGAAATGTATGCTGGTTGGAATTCGGCCGGAAATTGCACAAACAATCGTGACACTCGGCATCAACTTAAATGAGTTTACAACTACCAGTACATTGCAGCGTGGAGTAGAACAAGCATTGGCTTGGACAAATCGCCAAATCGTGGAGGTTGAGGAATAA
- a CDS encoding MFS transporter, with protein sequence MGLLKKGIKYETKLVMLFFVAWGFLYLDRQAISMLMPMIIEDIALNNTKIGQINMWQTIGFAISAPIFAVLSDRLGHKKQILFWATLVTSILALITMFAGSFNYLLIVRTLLGASEGIILPISISMLAAVSRPTTLGRNMGLVYAGAAVIGVAIGPVVVTQLGELFDWRYAFLFVSVPSFIAALLMLKVVKEVEVSPNAVAGTSAVTVSTILSGLKNRNILICTLISVFCMGAMWTFNSFLPLYLTQISMLSITQMGIVFSLFGLLTIMWQIFIPYSSDKIGRKPAMTGYLAMAMVTPLVLFLFPNSAASLVILVLFGGIILAMNTIYQSIIPVESVSPLVMASANALIMGVGELIGAFSIGFSGVLADAYSLTAVMLVVPISYFIAFLISFGLIETLRTKSVAKEQALVKATPEA encoded by the coding sequence ATGGGTTTATTAAAAAAAGGGATTAAGTACGAAACAAAACTGGTTATGCTCTTTTTCGTAGCTTGGGGCTTTTTGTATTTGGATAGACAAGCCATATCGATGTTAATGCCAATGATCATTGAAGATATTGCACTCAATAATACTAAAATTGGTCAAATCAATATGTGGCAAACAATTGGTTTCGCTATTTCTGCACCGATTTTTGCCGTACTTTCAGACCGGTTGGGGCATAAGAAGCAAATCTTGTTTTGGGCCACACTTGTCACTTCAATTCTTGCCCTGATTACCATGTTCGCAGGTTCTTTCAACTATTTGCTGATCGTACGGACTTTGCTTGGGGCAAGTGAAGGGATTATCCTTCCAATCTCGATCTCGATGTTGGCTGCAGTTTCACGTCCGACTACTCTTGGCAGAAATATGGGGCTCGTCTATGCAGGGGCAGCGGTGATCGGTGTCGCTATTGGGCCGGTTGTCGTTACGCAATTAGGTGAACTGTTTGACTGGCGCTATGCATTCTTATTTGTCAGCGTGCCTAGTTTTATCGCTGCCTTATTAATGCTGAAAGTCGTCAAAGAAGTTGAGGTTTCTCCAAATGCTGTTGCAGGAACAAGCGCAGTAACAGTCAGCACCATTTTAAGCGGCTTGAAAAACAGAAATATCCTGATCTGTACACTCATCAGTGTTTTCTGCATGGGTGCCATGTGGACATTCAACTCGTTCCTGCCGCTTTACTTGACTCAAATCAGCATGTTATCCATTACGCAAATGGGAATTGTCTTCTCATTATTCGGTTTGCTGACAATCATGTGGCAAATTTTCATCCCTTATTCTTCCGACAAAATCGGCAGAAAACCGGCAATGACAGGATACTTGGCAATGGCGATGGTCACGCCGCTCGTACTTTTCCTTTTCCCGAATTCAGCTGCAAGCTTAGTGATTTTGGTGCTGTTTGGTGGAATTATCCTGGCAATGAATACCATCTACCAAAGCATCATTCCGGTAGAAAGCGTTTCTCCTCTGGTCATGGCTTCTGCTAATGCGCTCATTATGGGGGTCGGGGAATTGATTGGTGCTTTCTCGATTGGATTCTCAGGAGTCTTAGCAGATGCGTATAGCCTGACAGCAGTTATGCTCGTCGTTCCGATTTCTTACTTTATCGCTTTCCTGATTTCTTTCGGCTTGATCGAAACCTTAAGAACGAAATCAGTTGCTAAAGAACAAGCTTTGGTAAAAGCAACTCCAGAAGCGTAA
- a CDS encoding PP2C family serine/threonine-protein phosphatase encodes MKKIQHSFVDAFIFNEAKKGNYESGDSYHTVLTDDYFICSIADGLGNGPVARESSQVIPQILEEYHHETIDELMKRFNDLMVQKRGAAVAIFKVDFKKKTLEYSCVGNIRFYLYRKGTDEMIYPLPVMGYLSGRPQKLRTQLYTYVEDDLFLIHSDGVELRNPKVMMRQAGIPERLYYDILRSIQTGDDATFIAGSLLK; translated from the coding sequence GTGAAAAAAATACAGCATAGTTTTGTTGATGCTTTTATTTTCAATGAAGCAAAAAAAGGAAATTATGAATCTGGCGATAGTTACCATACCGTATTGACAGATGATTATTTCATTTGCTCCATAGCCGATGGTCTGGGCAATGGTCCTGTGGCGCGGGAATCTTCACAGGTCATTCCTCAAATTCTGGAAGAATATCACCATGAAACAATTGATGAACTGATGAAGCGGTTCAATGATTTAATGGTCCAAAAACGCGGAGCAGCTGTAGCTATTTTTAAAGTGGATTTTAAGAAAAAAACACTCGAATACAGCTGCGTTGGAAACATCCGGTTCTATTTATACCGGAAAGGAACAGACGAAATGATTTATCCATTGCCTGTAATGGGCTATTTATCTGGACGTCCGCAAAAACTGCGAACTCAACTTTACACTTATGTGGAAGATGATTTGTTCCTGATCCATTCAGATGGAGTGGAACTGCGAAATCCGAAAGTAATGATGCGCCAAGCTGGAATTCCCGAACGTTTATATTATGATATTTTGCGTTCGATTCAAACCGGAGATGACGCAACGTTTATAGCTGGAAGCCTGCTCAAATGA
- a CDS encoding transcriptional regulator, which yields MYEKSKTKKVVVKLPKQLLSELTTHSDEQIQERGDYVYVSTQRVIKSVYDSHHIREAMIKGYVEMSQINLSIACECSHAEYEAEHTTVRLVSGG from the coding sequence GTGTACGAGAAGTCAAAGACAAAAAAAGTGGTAGTAAAACTGCCTAAACAACTGTTATCAGAGTTGACTACTCATTCAGATGAACAAATTCAAGAGCGCGGTGACTATGTTTATGTTTCCACGCAACGGGTAATAAAAAGTGTATACGATTCACATCATATTCGAGAAGCAATGATCAAGGGCTACGTGGAGATGTCACAAATCAATTTATCAATCGCTTGTGAATGTTCTCATGCCGAGTACGAAGCGGAGCACACGACCGTGCGACTTGTAAGCGGAGGGTGA
- a CDS encoding SDR family NAD(P)-dependent oxidoreductase, with product MKRLKDKTAIVTGSTSGIGEATARLFAEEGAKVIIAGRRREKGEQIAVEIRKDGGEAIFIQADMTQEEDIQKLVNSSIEAFGKIDILVNNAGRIIEKPFIELTREDWDQFVALDAFSYFRMMQLVLPHMERQGSGNIVNVTSLAAISVMPTHALYSFVKAGITHMSKVVAAEYADKGIRVNCLLPGVVYTEMIADNPNTPHMEKIIPMGRMSTSEEQAKSILFLASEDSSYMTGTSMVADGGIRGI from the coding sequence TTGAAGCGTTTAAAAGATAAAACGGCAATTGTTACAGGGAGCACATCCGGGATAGGGGAAGCGACAGCCAGGCTGTTTGCGGAAGAAGGCGCCAAAGTGATAATTGCGGGGCGCAGACGGGAAAAAGGAGAACAAATAGCAGTCGAAATCCGGAAAGACGGCGGGGAAGCCATCTTTATCCAAGCAGACATGACGCAAGAGGAAGACATCCAAAAGCTTGTTAATTCTTCTATTGAGGCTTTTGGAAAAATAGACATCCTCGTGAATAACGCAGGCCGGATCATCGAAAAGCCTTTTATTGAACTGACGCGTGAAGACTGGGATCAATTTGTCGCACTTGATGCATTTTCTTATTTTAGAATGATGCAGCTTGTGCTGCCCCATATGGAGAGGCAAGGGTCCGGGAATATTGTCAACGTGACTTCGCTTGCAGCAATCAGCGTCATGCCGACGCACGCTTTATACAGCTTTGTTAAAGCAGGGATTACGCATATGTCAAAAGTGGTGGCAGCAGAATACGCGGATAAAGGAATTCGCGTGAACTGTTTGTTGCCTGGAGTGGTCTACACAGAAATGATTGCAGATAACCCGAATACGCCGCATATGGAAAAAATCATTCCGATGGGCCGGATGTCGACTTCAGAAGAACAAGCGAAATCGATTTTGTTTTTAGCATCTGAAGATTCTTCCTATATGACGGGCACTTCGATGGTGGCAGATGGAGGCATCCGCGGAATTTAA
- the sigB gene encoding RNA polymerase sigma factor SigB, producing MSKRSHPNQPTKEQVLEWIEAYQKNEDEEAQTMLVMNYKRLVESIARKYSNGKSYHEDIAQVGMLGLLGAIRRYDPSFGRSFEAFAVPTIIGEIKRFLRDKTWAIHVPRRIKELGPRIKSTVEVLTRELQRSPQVWEIAEYLDVDEDDVLEAMEMGKSYQALSMDHSLEADSDGSTVTLFDVVGQEDDGYEKADQRMLVANAMNVLSEREKQIIQYTYIEQLSQKETGDKLGISQMHVSRLQRKAIKKLQEAILAAGGVS from the coding sequence ATGTCGAAACGATCTCATCCTAATCAGCCAACTAAAGAGCAGGTGCTTGAGTGGATCGAGGCTTACCAGAAAAACGAAGATGAAGAAGCCCAAACAATGCTAGTGATGAATTACAAACGGCTTGTCGAATCTATTGCACGTAAATATTCGAATGGTAAATCTTACCATGAAGATATTGCGCAAGTGGGCATGCTAGGGCTTCTTGGAGCTATTCGGCGTTATGATCCCTCTTTCGGCAGAAGTTTTGAAGCATTTGCGGTACCCACCATTATTGGAGAAATTAAACGTTTTCTTCGGGATAAAACATGGGCAATCCATGTTCCTCGCCGAATCAAAGAATTGGGACCACGAATTAAATCAACCGTTGAAGTGTTAACACGTGAACTGCAACGTTCGCCACAAGTCTGGGAAATCGCTGAGTATCTGGATGTTGATGAAGACGACGTACTAGAAGCAATGGAAATGGGCAAAAGTTATCAAGCTTTATCCATGGACCATTCACTGGAAGCCGATTCTGACGGCAGTACAGTGACTTTATTTGACGTTGTAGGCCAAGAAGACGATGGATACGAAAAAGCGGATCAGCGCATGCTTGTAGCGAATGCGATGAATGTGCTTTCTGAACGGGAAAAGCAGATCATTCAGTATACCTACATAGAGCAGCTGAGCCAAAAAGAAACCGGGGACAAACTCGGAATTTCTCAAATGCACGTCTCCCGCTTGCAGCGCAAAGCAATCAAGAAACTTCAAGAAGCTATTTTGGCAGCTGGCGGAGTGTCGTAG
- a CDS encoding anti-sigma regulatory factor, which translates to MSNQSSVEILTEWDIVAARQLGRNVAKELGFGTVDQARITTAISELARNIYLYAGQGRIEIQQLMENGVKGILIIAADQGPGIPDIRKVMEDGFSTSGGLGAGLPGVKRLMDEFKIETIPGEGTDIRATKWLR; encoded by the coding sequence ATGAGCAACCAGTCTTCGGTGGAAATATTGACGGAATGGGATATTGTTGCCGCAAGGCAGCTCGGGCGCAATGTTGCGAAAGAGCTGGGCTTTGGCACAGTAGATCAGGCTCGTATAACTACTGCTATCAGCGAGCTTGCTCGCAATATATACCTTTATGCAGGACAAGGAAGAATTGAAATCCAACAGCTTATGGAAAACGGAGTGAAAGGGATTTTGATTATTGCGGCAGACCAGGGGCCAGGAATTCCAGACATACGAAAAGTTATGGAAGATGGCTTCTCAACTTCAGGCGGATTAGGAGCAGGGCTGCCAGGAGTCAAACGCTTAATGGACGAATTTAAAATTGAAACGATCCCGGGTGAAGGGACGGATATACGAGCTACAAAATGGCTTCGATAG